The window AAAGGGGTTAATTCGCTGTCATGACCCTGGGAAGATGTTGCCTGGGTTTGTAACTTGGGCGGTTGCAGCCACAGTTACCCATTGCAGGGGTGAGTACAACGTGGCTTGTCTTCCACCTGACCTCTGTGGAAGGATGTGACTCTGCTTGTGTCCGAGGCCAGCCTCAGAAACAAGGAGCAATGTTTTCAGTGCTGGCCTGAGCAGTTGCCAGCCAAGGCTTCAGCTCAAGGCTTCTGGCTCCGCATGGCAGGTGtgtgctgacagcagagctCTCTGGCCTAGGCCTGGACTTAACAGGCCCATCAGACAAATCCGTCCTGATGCTGACCAGGTTGGGGAGCTGGTACCAATGAACACTGGGCAGGAATCAATGccacacagctcctgcaggccCAGCCAGACAAGTGCATCTGGCTCCTGGTTATCCGCAAAGGACTCTGCTGTGCTCCTCCCCTTGCAGGAGTGTCTGACCCACAGTGACCCGAATGCCACACGTCCTTCCAGGGGAGCATATAGCTTTGgctctggctttttttctgatgtttttgctGACTGAGGCCAGGGCTGACCTGCAGATTTCTGCCAGCCACACACAGAGTTCAAGCTCACTTCTGGTCATCCAGAGAGACATCTTGCCTTGTGCTGAAGACATTCGGACACAGTGGCAGTGGGAAGCCGTGTATAAATATTGATAGATAGGTTGTGTCATGAGCTGATCAAGATCTGTGCTGTCAGCAGGAAAAATCAGGTCTGCTTAACCTAAATGGCTAGACAGCTCTGGAGAGATTAGCAGGTAGTGCAGGGCAGGGGTGATCTGATTTAGGTGACAGCCTTTTCTGTCAAGGAGTCACATGTGAGCTGAGCAGTGAAGGTGATTCTGAATATGAATGTCAGGCACACCAGTGTCTTCTTTTTCAGGGCAAGGAACCAGGGGTAAGAAGCTTCTGAGATAGGTTTGTTTTGATACACAGTGAGTCTGGGATTTTCTGTGAATGGGGACGCCCTGGCAATGGCTGTCTTGAAGCCAGCACCTGGAAAGAGATGTGtacaaaagcaatgcaaagcGAGGGGAGCGCTGCTCGCTGCTCGGCTCGTGGCTTCCCCTGGGCAGTGATCGTTCAGCGAATGTTTCCTGAGAGCACGCCGGTCTTGCAGGCGTGAGGCGCTTTCCTGTGCTCCCGAACTTCTCGGCCCGCTTTGTGGTGGCGCTCAGCGGGAGCCCGGGCTCGGTGCTCCCGGCCCGGGAGGGCCCCGCCGTGCTCGGGGGCCCCGCCGGGGTGCGGGGCCGGCAGGAGGGGGTGCGGGGCGGCCGGGGTCGCCCCGACGGTGGTACCCCGCGCCCCCGGGGGTCCGGACGGACCCAGCCCCGCCTGCGGGCGCTGCTCGGGCATGGCCCGGGGCtccgggcgggcggcggggctggggcgggCCCGAGCTGCCATTGGCTGATCGCAGGCGCGTCCCCGGCGCTGATTGGCTGCCGCGCGGTGTCCCGGCGGCGGGCGCTCCCACGGCCCCATTCATCGCGCGGCGCCGGCGGCGGAGGaagcggccgggccgggccgggccgcgaTGAGCTGCGGAGAGTGAGCGCGGGTGGGGCGGGCGGAGGGAGGGcgcgggacggggacggggccCGGGCCCGGGTCCCTGCCGCCCGGCAGCCGGGGCTCACTGCCTGACCCTTCTTCACCTCCAGGCTTTTCCAGGTGTACAGCGCACGGGCCGTCGCCCCCCCGGCCATGCCCGTGGACCTGGCCGTGCGGCTCTGCCTGGGCCACTCGCCCCCCATCCGCAAGCTGCTGAACTCCTACGAGGAGCTGCGGGGCAGCCGGGCACGCAAACCCCTCCGCTCCTGTCTCAACCAGAAGCTGAGCGTGGAACACGAGCCTGAGCGGCGAGATAGCACCAAGAGCTCCAAGAGCCAGAAGAAGAAGAGGGTTGTGTTTGCTGATATGAAAGGGCTCTCGCTGACAGCCGTCCGTTTCTTCTCAAAGATCGAGGAGGACCTCTGTGATTTGCAGCATGCCCTTTCAGACCTAGCTTGCTTCCAACCCAGGCTGCGGGACTCACACCCAGAAGTTTGCAGGTATGTGCTGGACTTCCCACAGCCCTCTTCAGACTATGCGGCTTTCCGCAGCCGCCTGCACAGCAACCTGGTCTGCCTGGAGAGCTGCCTGATCCAGGACCATGCCCTGTCAGGGACGGTGAAGGTCAGAAACATCGAGTATGAGAAGAAAGTCACAGTCCGCATCACTTTTGATGGCTGGAAGAGCTTCCGAGATGTCTCCTGCCAGTACATGCATAGCACGTATGGCTCGGCTGACACAGACACCTTCTCCTTCGAGCTTGCACTGCCCAAATCATCCAGCTCCCGCAGGGCCACAGAGTTCTGCATCTCCTTTCAGTGTGGGCAGAAGACCCACTGGGACAACA is drawn from Oxyura jamaicensis isolate SHBP4307 breed ruddy duck chromosome 22, BPBGC_Ojam_1.0, whole genome shotgun sequence and contains these coding sequences:
- the LOC118177413 gene encoding protein phosphatase 1 regulatory subunit 3C-like isoform X4, whose protein sequence is MSCGELFQVYSARAVAPPAMPVDLAVRLCLGHSPPIRKLLNSYEELRGSRARKPLRSCLNQKLSVEHEPERRDSTKSSKSQKKKRVVFADMKGLSLTAVRFFSKIEEDLCDLQHALSDLACFQPRLRDSHPEVCRYVLDFPQPSSDYAAFRSRLHSNLVCLESCLIQDHALSGTVKVRNIEYEKKVTVRITFDGWKSFRDVSCQYMHSTYGSADTDTFSFELALPKSSSSRRATEFCISFQCGQKTHWDNNHGRNYRICPVGTIRPPSHAVKSANGAREHLGTSRAAALVLSHLQTWRRSEPQAPYW
- the LOC118177413 gene encoding protein phosphatase 1 regulatory subunit 3C-like isoform X1, whose amino-acid sequence is MPVDLAVRLCLGHSPPIRKLLNSYEELRGSRARKPLRSCLNQKLSVEHEPERRDSTKSSKSQKKKRVVFADMKGLSLTAVRFFSKIEEDLCDLQHALSDLACFQPRLRDSHPEVCRYVLDFPQPSSDYAAFRSRLHSNLVCLESCLIQDHALSGTVKVRNIEYEKKVTVRITFDGWKSFRDVSCQYMHSTYGSADTDTFSFELALPKSSSSRRATEFCISFQCGQKTHWDNNHGRNYRICPVGTIRPPSHAVKSANGAREHLGTSRAAALVLSHLQTWRRSEPQAPYW
- the LOC118177413 gene encoding protein phosphatase 1 regulatory subunit 3C-like isoform X3 yields the protein MKNLTLALQLFQVYSARAVAPPAMPVDLAVRLCLGHSPPIRKLLNSYEELRGSRARKPLRSCLNQKLSVEHEPERRDSTKSSKSQKKKRVVFADMKGLSLTAVRFFSKIEEDLCDLQHALSDLACFQPRLRDSHPEVCRYVLDFPQPSSDYAAFRSRLHSNLVCLESCLIQDHALSGTVKVRNIEYEKKVTVRITFDGWKSFRDVSCQYMHSTYGSADTDTFSFELALPKSSSSRRATEFCISFQCGQKTHWDNNHGRNYRICPVGTIRPPSHAVKSANGAREHLGTSRAAALVLSHLQTWRRSEPQAPYW
- the LOC118177413 gene encoding protein phosphatase 1 regulatory subunit 3C-like isoform X2; amino-acid sequence: MQHKSGRAFPEQPLVAGLFQVYSARAVAPPAMPVDLAVRLCLGHSPPIRKLLNSYEELRGSRARKPLRSCLNQKLSVEHEPERRDSTKSSKSQKKKRVVFADMKGLSLTAVRFFSKIEEDLCDLQHALSDLACFQPRLRDSHPEVCRYVLDFPQPSSDYAAFRSRLHSNLVCLESCLIQDHALSGTVKVRNIEYEKKVTVRITFDGWKSFRDVSCQYMHSTYGSADTDTFSFELALPKSSSSRRATEFCISFQCGQKTHWDNNHGRNYRICPVGTIRPPSHAVKSANGAREHLGTSRAAALVLSHLQTWRRSEPQAPYW